The following are encoded together in the Stegostoma tigrinum isolate sSteTig4 chromosome 20, sSteTig4.hap1, whole genome shotgun sequence genome:
- the LOC125461924 gene encoding neuropeptide Y receptor type 4-2-like, which yields MEAPVLPSANSSLSGNATDWGHLLDFGDPCPTSAALTVFLLTSYSAVLVVGLLGNICLICVIARHEKNNVTNLLIANLSLSDLTTCVFCLPFTVAYTLMDYWAFGEALCKMVPFFQCLSVTVSVLSLVMIALERHQLILHPTGWKPSVPQAYVALLLTWGLSAAVSLPFVFFHVLTDEPFLDLPVPLAPLVNEAVCTESWPSKEQKLVYTTWLLGFQYCVPLAFITVCYSRIYWRLRTRRDLLDRAGEENRSLANSRRITLLLSFLVVGFGVCWFPLHVFNAVVDWDVQIIMHCQHNLIFSLCHLAGMASTCVNPIIYGFLNNNFKKELRSIMIRGKWSSKEDGEHFPLSTLNTEYSKASLRLSCRSK from the coding sequence ATGGAGGCTCCAGTTCTGCCATCAGCCAATTCCTCCCTCTCTGGCAACGCCACGGATTGGGGACACCTTCTGGATTTTGGCGATCCTTGCCCAACATCAGCGGCCCTCACCGTCTTCCTGCTAACTTCTTACAGTGCTGTGCTGGTCGTGGGTTTACTGGGAAACATCTGCCTGATCTGTGTGATCGCCAGGCACGAGAAAAACAACGTGACCAACCTGCTGATCGCCAACTTGTCGCTATCGGATCTGACCACCTGTGTCTTTTGTCTGCCTTTCACAGTGGCCTACACCCTCATGGACTATTGGGCTTTTGGTGAAGCCCTGTGTAAGATGGTGCCGTTCTTCCAGTGTTTGTCGGTGACCGTGTCTGTGCTCTCCCTGGTCATGATTGCTCTGGAAAGACATCAACTCATTCTCCACCCCACGGGCTGGAAACCCAGTGTCCCTCAAGCTTATGTGGCGCTGCTCCTCACGTGGGGCCTGTCCGCCGCAGTCTCCCTGCCCTTTGTGTTTTTTCATGTTCTCACTGATGAACCTTTCTTGGATCTTCCTGTTCCCCTGGCGCCCCTGGTGAACGAGGCAGTCTGCACGGAGTCCTGGCCATCCAAAGAGCAGAAGCTGGTTTATACAACCTGGCTGCTGGGTTTCCAGTACTGTGTGCCCCTGGCTTTCATTACAGTGTGTTACAGCAGAATATACTGGCGGCTGAGGACAAGGAGGGACCTGCTGGACAGAGCAGGCGAGGAGAACCGCAGCCTGGCGAATAGCAGGCGGATCACCCTACTGCTGAGCTTCCTGGTCGTGGGCTTCGGGGTCTGCTGGTTCCCGTTGCACGTTTTCAACGCGGTCGTGGACTGGGATGTGCAGATTATAATGCACTGTCAGCACAATCTCATCTTCTCCCTCTGTCACCTCGCGGGCATGGCTTCCACCTGCGTCAACCCCATCATCTACGGCTTCCTCAATAATAACTTCAAGAAGGAGCTCCGGAGCATCATGATCAGGGGTAAATGGAGCAGCAAAGAAGATGGTGAGCACTTCCCCCTGTCCACTCTGAACACTGAATATTCCAAGGCCTCCCTCAGACTGAGTTGCAGGAGTAAATGA